A stretch of Halocalculus aciditolerans DNA encodes these proteins:
- the purF gene encoding amidophosphoribosyltransferase: MAMGEPAADGLTEKCGVVGMSLDEEDAALPLYYGLYALQHRGQESAGIVTHDGFQQHSHVEMGLVGDAFDEADVESLKGSSGIGHVRYPTAGSVDTSCAQPFTVSFKGGALGLSHNGNLVNAAEVRDDLANKGHAFTSDGDTEVIAHDLARNLLEEDLVRAVKRTMERVHGSYALTITHDDTVLGVRDPEGNRPLCIGRLDDGHVIASESAAIDTLGGELVRDVKPGELVVLHEDGGGFDSYQLKDPEHTAHCFFEYVYFARPDSVIDEELVYEVRRELGRKLWAEAGADTDVVMPVPDSGRAFASGYADAAQEDDADVEFAEGLMKNRYVGRTFIMPTQEARERAVRLKLNPIRSTVEGKTVTLIDDSIVRGTTSDQLVELLYDAGAEEVHVRIGAPKILAPCYMGINMATREELIGANRSTEEICEHIGADSLSYLSVDAITEAVGKSGDDLCLGCVTGEYPYDIDGEMTDRDVERPVVRPEPVDAD; the protein is encoded by the coding sequence ATGGCAATGGGCGAGCCGGCCGCGGACGGGTTGACCGAGAAGTGCGGCGTCGTCGGGATGAGCCTCGACGAGGAGGATGCCGCACTCCCCCTCTACTACGGGCTGTACGCGCTCCAGCACCGCGGACAGGAGTCCGCGGGCATCGTGACGCACGACGGCTTCCAGCAGCACAGCCACGTCGAGATGGGGCTCGTCGGGGACGCGTTCGACGAGGCGGACGTCGAGTCGCTGAAGGGCTCGTCGGGCATCGGGCACGTCCGCTATCCGACCGCGGGGAGCGTCGACACGTCCTGCGCGCAGCCGTTCACCGTCTCCTTCAAGGGCGGCGCGCTCGGCCTCAGTCACAACGGCAACCTCGTGAACGCCGCCGAGGTCCGCGACGACCTCGCGAACAAGGGCCACGCGTTCACGAGCGACGGCGACACCGAAGTCATCGCGCACGACCTCGCGCGCAACCTCTTAGAGGAAGACCTCGTGCGCGCGGTGAAGCGGACGATGGAGCGCGTCCACGGGTCGTACGCGCTCACCATCACGCACGACGACACCGTCCTCGGCGTTCGCGACCCCGAGGGGAACCGCCCGCTCTGCATCGGACGGCTCGACGACGGCCACGTCATCGCCTCCGAATCCGCCGCCATCGACACGCTCGGCGGCGAGCTCGTCCGGGACGTGAAACCGGGCGAGCTCGTCGTCCTCCACGAGGACGGCGGCGGCTTCGACTCCTACCAGCTCAAGGACCCCGAGCACACCGCACACTGCTTCTTCGAGTACGTTTACTTCGCCCGACCGGACTCCGTCATCGACGAGGAGCTCGTCTACGAGGTCCGCCGAGAGCTGGGGCGAAAGCTCTGGGCGGAAGCCGGCGCGGACACGGACGTCGTCATGCCGGTGCCGGACTCCGGCCGCGCGTTCGCGTCCGGGTACGCCGACGCCGCCCAAGAGGACGACGCCGACGTCGAGTTCGCCGAGGGCCTGATGAAGAACCGGTACGTCGGCCGGACGTTCATCATGCCGACACAGGAGGCGCGCGAGCGCGCCGTCCGCCTGAAACTCAACCCCATCCGCTCGACAGTGGAGGGGAAGACGGTGACGCTCATCGACGACAGCATCGTGCGCGGCACGACCTCCGACCAGCTCGTCGAACTCCTCTACGACGCCGGCGCGGAGGAAGTCCACGTCCGCATCGGCGCGCCGAAAATCCTCGCGCCCTGCTACATGGGCATCAACATGGCGACGCGCGAGGAGCTCATCGGCGCGAACCGGAGCACGGAGGAAATCTGCGAGCATATCGGCGCGGACTCCCTCTCCTATCTCTCCGTCGACGCCATCACCGAGGCGGTCGGGAAGTCCGGCGACGACCTCTGTCTCGGCTGCGTGACCGGCGAGTACCCCTACGACATCGACGGGGAGATGACCGACCGCGACGTCGAGCGCCCCGTCGTCCGGCCGGAGCCCGTCGACGCCGACTGA
- a CDS encoding acyl-CoA dehydrogenase family protein, which produces MPLSGEQAAVRDLVREFAEEEIAPVAAECDEEARFPEGVWDGLADLDLTSLTVPEAYGGYDADKTTYSVVNEQVAYGSLAVATALSVHSLATSCIAEFGSESVKEEWLPEMADGRPVGAFALSEPGAGSNPAQMTTTARREGDEYVINGTKQWITNGERSGVVLLFAKVDDGSEGTTADSDAVTQFLVPKDTPGLSVGKKEEKLGLRASDTTSLEFDDAHIPAEYRLTEVGRGLSAAFSILTTGRIGIASQAVGLAQAALDDAVEYAGEREQFGKAIGEIQSVRHKLADMETQVRAGRALVREAAELADAGEDFRQAASAAKLYASEAAVDVTNEAVQVHGGYGYTTDFDVERYYRDSKITTIYEGTSEIQKEVIARGLLD; this is translated from the coding sequence ATGCCTTTGAGTGGAGAGCAGGCGGCGGTGCGCGACCTCGTGCGAGAGTTCGCAGAAGAGGAGATCGCGCCGGTCGCGGCCGAATGCGACGAGGAAGCGCGGTTCCCGGAGGGCGTCTGGGACGGCCTCGCCGACCTCGACTTGACCTCCTTGACGGTTCCGGAGGCGTACGGCGGGTACGACGCGGACAAGACGACGTACTCGGTGGTGAACGAGCAGGTGGCGTACGGGAGTCTGGCGGTGGCGACGGCGCTCTCCGTGCATTCGCTGGCGACGTCGTGTATCGCGGAGTTCGGGAGCGAATCGGTGAAGGAGGAGTGGCTGCCGGAGATGGCGGACGGCCGGCCCGTCGGGGCGTTCGCGTTGTCGGAGCCGGGCGCGGGGTCGAATCCGGCGCAGATGACGACGACGGCGCGGAGAGAGGGCGACGAGTACGTCATCAACGGGACGAAGCAGTGGATCACGAACGGCGAGCGCTCCGGCGTCGTCCTCCTGTTCGCGAAAGTCGACGACGGCTCGGAGGGAACGACTGCTGACTCGGACGCTGTCACGCAGTTCCTCGTCCCGAAGGACACGCCGGGGCTCTCGGTGGGGAAGAAGGAGGAGAAGCTCGGGCTGCGGGCGAGCGACACGACGAGCCTGGAGTTCGACGACGCGCACATTCCCGCGGAGTACCGGCTGACGGAGGTCGGGCGGGGGCTGTCGGCGGCGTTCAGTATTCTCACCACCGGTCGTATCGGCATCGCGTCGCAGGCGGTCGGGCTGGCGCAGGCGGCGCTCGACGACGCCGTCGAATATGCAGGAGAGCGCGAGCAGTTCGGGAAGGCTATCGGGGAGATTCAGAGCGTCCGGCACAAGCTCGCGGATATGGAGACGCAGGTGCGGGCGGGCCGCGCGCTCGTTCGTGAGGCCGCCGAGCTCGCGGACGCCGGCGAGGACTTCCGGCAGGCGGCGTCGGCGGCGAAACTTTACGCGAGCGAGGCGGCGGTGGACGTGACGAACGAGGCAGTGCAGGTCCACGGCGGCTACGGCTACACGACGGACTTCGACGTCGAGCGCTACTACCGCGACTCGAAGATCACCACTATCTACGAGGGGACCTCGGAGATCCAGAAAGAAGTCATCGCGCGCGGCCTGCTCGACTGA
- a CDS encoding zinc-dependent metalloprotease codes for MSLYESVRAVASASGSGPLDWDAAVDAAKEATPPGRLDLTPEMEAAYASDVRDARERVREVSGVHFAVPKTLEIQNRHHWMEANVPTFRRAFEPLEGQEVALPGVSNTVNTGTMAVALAFIARHVLGQYDPLLLADGDEHDLYFVHPNIVKAADTLDVDFQRFRRWIAFHEVTHAAEFGAAPWLSDFLGDRMRAGVSDLADAKVAKDAFRDLNVAMTAVEGYAELLMDEAFDDDYDDLRRKLDERRNRTNVSSLVGRLLGFQLKQKQYERGRAFFDDVVDARGIEAAARVWDGPDYLPTDAELDNPDAWLARIPRE; via the coding sequence ATGAGTCTCTACGAGAGCGTCCGGGCGGTCGCGTCCGCGTCCGGCAGCGGGCCGCTGGACTGGGACGCCGCCGTCGACGCCGCGAAGGAAGCGACGCCGCCCGGCCGCCTCGACCTCACGCCGGAGATGGAGGCCGCCTACGCGAGCGACGTCCGCGACGCCCGCGAGCGCGTCCGCGAGGTCTCCGGCGTCCACTTCGCCGTCCCGAAGACCCTCGAAATCCAGAACCGCCACCACTGGATGGAGGCGAACGTCCCGACCTTCCGCCGCGCCTTCGAACCCCTCGAAGGCCAAGAGGTCGCGCTCCCCGGCGTCTCCAACACCGTCAACACGGGGACGATGGCGGTCGCGCTCGCCTTCATCGCGCGTCACGTCCTCGGCCAGTACGACCCCCTCCTCCTCGCTGACGGCGACGAGCACGACCTCTACTTCGTCCACCCGAACATCGTGAAAGCCGCCGACACCCTCGACGTCGACTTCCAGCGCTTCCGCCGCTGGATCGCCTTCCACGAGGTCACGCACGCCGCGGAGTTCGGCGCGGCCCCCTGGCTCTCCGACTTCCTCGGCGACCGGATGCGCGCCGGCGTCAGCGACCTCGCCGACGCCAAAGTCGCCAAGGACGCGTTCCGCGACCTGAACGTCGCGATGACCGCCGTCGAAGGCTACGCGGAACTCCTCATGGACGAAGCCTTCGACGACGACTACGACGACTTACGGCGAAAGCTCGACGAACGCCGGAATCGGACGAACGTCAGCAGCCTCGTCGGCCGCCTCCTCGGCTTCCAGCTGAAGCAGAAACAGTACGAGCGCGGCCGCGCGTTCTTCGACGACGTCGTCGACGCCCGCGGCATCGAAGCCGCCGCCCGCGTCTGGGACGGCCCCGACTACCTCCCGACCGACGCCGAACTCGACAACCCCGACGCCTGGCTCGCCCGCATCCCCCGCGAATAA
- a CDS encoding MBL fold metallo-hydrolase, whose translation MQVTFLGTGSAMPTPGRAQSGVLVETAESRVLVDCGSGVLERLAATDGGYEDLDAVLLTHFHLDHTSDLLALLKARWLAGAGDLPVVGPPGTVDFADDVFTGYDYLRENASVTPRDAVGEFSIAGLDVETYETDHSMRCHAYRLDDAFTYGGDSEADDGLAAFAEGTAFLVDCSFPDDVDVSNHPTPAQLGRALAGRDFDRVFLTHLYPHTEGRHDEMRASIEAHYDGDVSFAEDGQTIKVE comes from the coding sequence ATGCAGGTCACGTTCCTCGGAACCGGGAGCGCGATGCCGACGCCGGGGCGCGCGCAGTCGGGCGTCCTCGTGGAGACCGCCGAGTCGCGCGTGCTCGTGGACTGCGGGAGCGGCGTGCTCGAACGCCTCGCCGCGACCGACGGCGGCTACGAGGACCTCGACGCCGTCCTCCTCACACACTTCCACCTCGACCACACGAGCGACCTCCTCGCCCTCCTCAAAGCCCGCTGGCTCGCCGGCGCGGGCGACCTCCCCGTCGTCGGCCCCCCGGGGACCGTCGACTTCGCCGACGACGTCTTCACGGGCTACGACTACCTCCGGGAGAACGCATCCGTCACCCCGCGGGACGCCGTCGGCGAGTTCTCCATCGCCGGCCTCGACGTCGAGACCTACGAGACCGACCACTCGATGCGGTGTCACGCCTACCGCCTCGACGACGCCTTCACCTACGGCGGCGACTCCGAGGCCGACGACGGCCTCGCGGCGTTCGCCGAAGGCACGGCCTTCCTCGTCGACTGCTCCTTCCCCGACGACGTCGACGTCTCCAACCACCCGACGCCCGCCCAGCTCGGCCGCGCGCTCGCCGGCCGCGACTTCGACCGCGTCTTCCTCACCCACCTCTACCCGCACACCGAGGGCCGCCACGACGAGATGCGCGCCAGCATCGAAGCCCACTACGACGGCGACGTCTCCTTCGCCGAAGACGGTCAGACCATCAAGGTCGAGTGA
- a CDS encoding LSM domain-containing protein has product MTGRPLDVLEEALQSPVTVHLKDGEFHEGVLTGYDQHMNLVLEDGEDTIVIRGDNVVTIQP; this is encoded by the coding sequence ATGACCGGCCGACCGCTCGACGTTCTGGAGGAAGCCCTACAGTCGCCCGTCACCGTCCACCTCAAGGACGGCGAGTTCCACGAGGGCGTCCTCACGGGCTACGACCAGCACATGAATCTCGTCCTCGAAGACGGCGAAGACACAATCGTTATACGCGGCGACAACGTCGTCACGATACAGCCATGA
- a CDS encoding M20/M25/M40 family metallo-hydrolase, giving the protein MEDAPRAFLDDLLSTASPSGFETAAQSVWLEYVSAFADDVTTDAYGNAVAVYEGDEAGPELAFAGHADEIGLMVAEIDDDGFVRLTPIGGADRTVSLGRHVRIHTDDGPVNGVVGQAAIHLRMTQDDPDAPKDIGEQYVDIGAESEEEARELVEVGDPITIAEAVDDLQGTRVAARGMDNRIGIWTAAEALRRAADRGVDATVYAVSTVQEEVGLNGAEMVGFDLDPDAYVAIDVTHATDHPVHPGDTPGEVELGSGPVVARGATNHVELVRAVRDAAGEADIDVQLQANGIRTGTDADAVFTQRGGIPAMNLGVPNRYMHTPAEIIDTGDLDAAADLLAAVADSESDREDFRVDL; this is encoded by the coding sequence ATGGAAGACGCTCCGCGTGCGTTCCTCGACGACCTCCTTTCGACCGCGAGCCCGTCCGGGTTCGAGACCGCCGCTCAGTCCGTCTGGCTGGAGTACGTGTCCGCGTTCGCCGACGACGTCACCACGGACGCCTACGGGAACGCGGTCGCGGTCTACGAGGGCGACGAGGCGGGTCCCGAGCTCGCGTTCGCCGGGCACGCCGACGAAATCGGGCTGATGGTCGCGGAGATCGACGACGACGGCTTCGTCCGCCTGACGCCCATCGGGGGCGCGGACCGCACCGTCTCGCTCGGCCGGCACGTCCGTATCCACACGGACGACGGTCCGGTGAACGGCGTCGTCGGGCAGGCCGCCATCCACCTGCGGATGACGCAGGACGACCCGGACGCGCCGAAGGACATCGGCGAGCAGTACGTCGACATCGGCGCGGAATCGGAAGAAGAAGCCCGCGAGCTCGTCGAGGTCGGCGACCCGATCACCATCGCCGAAGCGGTCGACGACCTCCAGGGGACGCGGGTGGCGGCGCGCGGGATGGACAACCGCATCGGCATCTGGACGGCGGCCGAGGCGCTCCGCCGCGCCGCCGACCGCGGCGTCGACGCCACCGTCTACGCCGTCTCAACGGTACAAGAGGAAGTCGGGTTGAACGGCGCGGAGATGGTCGGGTTCGACCTCGACCCGGACGCCTACGTCGCCATCGACGTGACGCACGCGACCGATCACCCCGTCCACCCAGGCGACACGCCCGGCGAGGTCGAGCTCGGGAGCGGGCCGGTCGTCGCGCGCGGCGCGACGAACCACGTCGAGCTCGTGCGCGCCGTGCGCGACGCCGCCGGCGAGGCGGACATCGACGTCCAGCTCCAGGCGAACGGCATCCGGACGGGGACGGACGCCGACGCGGTGTTCACGCAGCGCGGCGGCATCCCCGCGATGAACCTCGGCGTTCCGAACCGCTACATGCACACGCCCGCCGAAATCATCGACACCGGCGACCTCGACGCGGCCGCCGACCTCCTCGCCGCCGTCGCGGACTCCGAGTCCGACCGCGAGGACTTCCGCGTCGACCTCTAG
- a CDS encoding 50S ribosomal protein L37e — translation MTGAGTPSQGKKNKTTHVKCRRCGEKSYHSRKKVCASCGFGKTAKRRSYSWQSKNGDN, via the coding sequence ATGACTGGGGCAGGAACCCCGAGCCAGGGGAAGAAGAACAAGACGACGCACGTGAAGTGCCGGCGGTGCGGCGAGAAGTCGTACCACTCCCGGAAGAAAGTCTGCGCGAGCTGCGGATTCGGTAAGACCGCGAAACGCCGCTCGTACAGTTGGCAGTCGAAGAACGGCGACAACTAA
- a CDS encoding ATP-dependent helicase produces MTIRGPVADVGETRSVNTKYGDRDLVELTVRPERGVGEPVTVTLWGKWAETAEYVEPGMDVLVTDPEEREWNGETQYSIGKESFLVVEPDFLVDVTSVREFVQCPRQYYLSKLSGLPLKYPVTKGTIVHEVFGDLLRGRDLDAAVDDAVTDAGLELGLLGEDPEEVRRDVYDHASAIEGWLAQESLTGDDDWRSEFTLISETFGIKGRCDAIRQGMPVELKTGKNTKRDPRFHDKVQAACYALLLRDRGVEPNTGTLLYTKNAAVDRAEETGDLSPAKEFSIGKGFLDFVVRTRNHLAALEAQEKTPTGKEADAVCEYCFERETCMVVSGRLDQESKVGKVGKPLPAAEREYFDDFYDAVEAERETVHAEYRKLWEQSAEERVDDDRAVVGLEPEAEDELEDGRWRLSATRPGDATSKIRAGDRVLASDGNPVTGTAEMARVEVLTPDEVVVTTDEPVKLRRLDVYPSELGVDRMLTALHDFLLKGDQRRKDVLFEREDPAFADEEQEVIPNNDAQNAAVNKALNAEDFALVHGPPGTGKTYTIATLVREFVARGDRVLLSAFTNRAVDNALEAIRDQGFDDFVRVGTETGVREDMQSFRLSKSGDPGEQAGALRDAPLVAATTATCGSRVMRSQEFDVVLVDEASQLTEPDTLAAINRGATFVLVGDHLQLPPVVRSGGRLADSLFERLIETYADAGVMLDSQYRMRQSIQAFSSREFYDGQLRPANGDVATQTLADLDVSGVPDGVDFEQVAGTDARHTDSEEADRIAELVEDYLDAGVDPEDVGVIAPFRAQVAEIGRRMPDGVTVDTVDRFQGSSKEVILVSFVATGELDGPIFEDYRRVNVALTRAKRALVLVGDREALETDDVYERMVEWASLQSS; encoded by the coding sequence GTGACTATCCGGGGGCCGGTCGCCGACGTGGGGGAGACGCGCTCGGTGAACACGAAGTACGGCGACCGCGACCTCGTCGAGTTGACGGTGCGTCCGGAGCGCGGCGTCGGCGAGCCGGTGACGGTGACGCTCTGGGGGAAGTGGGCGGAAACAGCGGAGTACGTCGAGCCGGGCATGGACGTGCTCGTCACCGACCCCGAAGAACGCGAGTGGAACGGCGAGACGCAGTACAGTATCGGTAAAGAGTCGTTCCTCGTCGTCGAACCGGACTTCCTCGTGGACGTGACGAGCGTTCGCGAGTTCGTCCAGTGCCCCCGCCAGTACTACCTCTCGAAGCTTTCGGGGCTCCCGCTCAAGTATCCGGTGACGAAGGGGACCATCGTGCACGAGGTGTTCGGCGACCTCCTCAGGGGGCGCGACCTCGACGCGGCCGTCGACGACGCCGTGACCGACGCGGGCCTGGAGCTCGGCCTGCTGGGCGAGGACCCGGAGGAGGTCCGTCGAGACGTCTACGACCACGCGTCGGCCATCGAGGGGTGGCTCGCACAGGAATCCCTCACTGGTGATGATGACTGGCGCTCCGAGTTCACGCTCATCTCGGAGACGTTCGGCATCAAGGGGCGGTGCGACGCGATTCGGCAGGGGATGCCGGTCGAACTGAAGACGGGGAAGAACACGAAGCGCGATCCCCGATTCCACGATAAGGTGCAGGCGGCGTGTTACGCGCTCCTCCTCCGGGATCGCGGCGTCGAGCCGAACACGGGGACGCTCCTCTACACGAAGAACGCCGCCGTCGACAGAGCGGAGGAGACGGGCGACCTCTCGCCGGCGAAGGAGTTCAGCATCGGGAAGGGCTTTCTCGACTTCGTCGTCCGCACCCGCAACCACCTCGCGGCGCTCGAAGCGCAGGAGAAGACGCCGACGGGGAAGGAGGCGGACGCGGTCTGCGAGTACTGCTTCGAGCGCGAGACCTGCATGGTGGTCTCCGGCCGGCTCGACCAGGAGTCGAAAGTCGGGAAAGTCGGGAAACCGCTCCCCGCGGCGGAGCGCGAGTACTTCGACGACTTCTACGACGCCGTCGAGGCGGAGCGGGAGACGGTGCACGCCGAGTACCGAAAGCTCTGGGAGCAGAGCGCCGAGGAGCGCGTCGACGACGACCGGGCGGTCGTCGGGCTCGAACCCGAAGCAGAAGACGAACTCGAAGACGGCCGGTGGCGGCTTTCCGCGACTCGGCCGGGTGACGCGACGTCGAAGATTCGGGCGGGCGACCGCGTGCTGGCGAGCGACGGGAACCCGGTGACGGGGACGGCGGAGATGGCGCGCGTCGAGGTGCTCACGCCCGACGAGGTGGTCGTGACGACGGACGAACCCGTGAAGCTCCGGCGGCTCGACGTCTACCCGAGCGAGCTCGGCGTCGACCGGATGCTCACGGCGCTCCACGACTTCCTCCTCAAGGGCGACCAGCGCCGGAAGGACGTGCTCTTCGAGCGCGAGGACCCCGCGTTCGCGGACGAGGAGCAGGAGGTCATCCCGAACAACGACGCGCAGAACGCGGCGGTGAACAAGGCCCTCAACGCGGAGGACTTCGCGCTCGTACACGGGCCGCCGGGAACCGGGAAGACGTACACTATCGCGACGCTCGTGCGGGAGTTCGTGGCGCGCGGCGACCGCGTGCTCCTCTCGGCGTTCACGAACCGCGCGGTCGACAACGCCCTGGAGGCCATCCGCGACCAGGGGTTCGACGACTTCGTGCGCGTCGGCACGGAGACGGGCGTGCGCGAGGACATGCAGTCCTTCCGGCTCTCGAAGTCGGGCGACCCCGGCGAGCAGGCGGGCGCGCTCCGGGACGCGCCGCTCGTCGCCGCGACCACCGCCACCTGCGGGTCGCGCGTCATGCGCTCTCAGGAGTTCGACGTCGTGCTCGTCGACGAGGCCAGCCAGCTCACCGAGCCCGACACGCTCGCCGCGATAAACCGGGGAGCGACGTTCGTGCTCGTCGGCGACCACCTCCAGCTCCCGCCCGTGGTTCGCTCCGGCGGCCGGCTCGCGGACTCGCTCTTCGAGCGCCTCATCGAGACCTACGCGGACGCGGGCGTGATGCTCGACAGCCAGTACCGGATGCGCCAGAGTATCCAGGCGTTCTCCTCCCGCGAGTTCTACGACGGCCAGCTTCGGCCCGCGAACGGCGACGTGGCGACGCAGACCCTCGCCGACCTCGACGTCTCCGGCGTGCCGGACGGCGTCGACTTCGAGCAGGTCGCGGGCACCGACGCGCGGCACACGGACAGCGAGGAGGCGGACCGCATCGCCGAACTCGTCGAAGACTATCTCGACGCGGGCGTCGACCCTGAGGACGTCGGCGTCATCGCGCCGTTCCGCGCGCAGGTCGCCGAAATCGGCCGGCGCATGCCGGACGGCGTCACCGTCGACACGGTCGACCGCTTCCAGGGGTCGAGCAAAGAGGTCATCCTCGTCTCCTTCGTCGCCACCGGCGAACTCGACGGGCCGATCTTCGAGGACTACCGGCGGGTGAACGTCGCGCTCACGCGGGCGAAGCGCGCGCTCGTGCTCGTCGGCGACCGCGAGGCATTGGAGACCGACGACGTCTACGAGCGGATGGTCGAGTGGGCGTCGCTGCAGTCGTCGTAG
- a CDS encoding helix-turn-helix domain-containing protein, giving the protein MAKYSTGGSRGGSSDGTCELCGQTTDSLTTATVAGAELNVCSNCANLDESKKTGGHSRGEDQSRSEADRRKRAAQNTARQLDSAQSESNYWEEHGSNYDADQLPYLVSDYGERVTNARQGAGYTQEELAEELGIEENDLLAVEQGRATQASVGGSVVRALEEKFDISLSEE; this is encoded by the coding sequence ATGGCTAAGTACTCGACGGGCGGGTCCCGGGGCGGAAGCTCCGACGGAACCTGCGAGCTCTGCGGGCAGACGACGGATTCGCTCACCACGGCGACCGTCGCCGGCGCGGAGCTCAACGTCTGTTCGAACTGCGCGAACCTCGACGAATCGAAGAAGACCGGCGGCCACAGCCGCGGCGAAGACCAGTCGCGGAGCGAGGCGGACCGCCGGAAGCGCGCCGCGCAGAACACCGCCCGTCAGCTCGACTCCGCGCAGTCCGAGTCGAACTACTGGGAGGAGCACGGCTCGAACTACGACGCCGACCAGCTCCCCTACCTCGTCTCCGACTACGGCGAACGCGTGACGAACGCGCGACAGGGCGCGGGCTACACGCAAGAAGAGCTCGCCGAGGAGCTCGGTATCGAGGAGAACGACCTGCTCGCGGTCGAGCAGGGCCGGGCGACGCAGGCGAGCGTCGGCGGCTCCGTCGTCCGCGCGCTCGAAGAGAAGTTCGATATCTCCCTCTCCGAGGAGTAG
- a CDS encoding alanyl-tRNA editing protein — MTQSLAPTDPYTTRFEAAVTAVDGRDVTLSETYFYPVGGGQPADRGRLAGVPVEHVAEADDAVVHTLVEEPDVQVGEVVAGEIDEEFRTYCMRAHTASHVLYGAGRRLLSDLGYGGFDIGETKVRVDFETTTDVDDDVLVELERLANRAVWDSRAVSWEEVPQADAVARDDIAFNVATEEGVMADSDTVRVVDVDGWDVSACGGTHVENTREIGLVAVRDRSNPGEGLTRVEFSVGEAAVDSRAEERRAAFAAARDLGVPREELDAGVDSLHANVEELEGERERLRDALLEARLDGFSSFERDGARWLVGTVDALDANAVADRLREAAAGRADVVAVAGGGERAFLVVASTGDVDAGGVVDEVTAEFGGGGGGGGALAQGGGLDASATDVVDSLGG, encoded by the coding sequence ATGACGCAGTCGCTCGCGCCGACCGACCCGTACACGACGCGGTTCGAGGCCGCGGTCACGGCCGTCGACGGCCGTGACGTCACGCTCTCCGAGACGTACTTCTACCCGGTCGGCGGTGGACAGCCAGCGGACCGCGGGCGGCTCGCGGGCGTCCCGGTCGAACACGTCGCCGAGGCCGACGACGCGGTCGTTCACACCCTCGTTGAGGAGCCGGACGTCCAAGTCGGCGAGGTCGTCGCCGGCGAGATAGACGAGGAGTTCCGAACGTACTGCATGCGGGCGCACACCGCGAGCCACGTCCTCTACGGCGCGGGTCGGCGACTTCTCTCCGACCTCGGCTACGGCGGGTTCGACATCGGCGAGACGAAGGTGCGCGTGGACTTCGAGACGACGACGGACGTCGACGACGACGTACTCGTCGAACTGGAGCGACTCGCGAACAGAGCGGTCTGGGACTCGCGCGCGGTCTCCTGGGAGGAAGTCCCGCAGGCGGACGCGGTGGCGCGCGACGACATCGCGTTCAACGTCGCGACCGAGGAGGGCGTGATGGCCGACTCCGACACGGTTCGCGTCGTCGACGTGGACGGCTGGGACGTCTCCGCCTGCGGCGGCACGCACGTCGAGAACACCCGAGAAATCGGGCTCGTCGCGGTGCGCGACCGGTCGAACCCCGGCGAGGGGTTGACGCGCGTCGAGTTCTCCGTCGGCGAGGCCGCCGTCGACTCGCGCGCGGAGGAGCGCCGGGCAGCGTTCGCGGCGGCGCGCGACCTCGGCGTGCCGCGCGAAGAGCTCGACGCGGGCGTCGACAGCCTGCACGCGAACGTCGAGGAACTCGAAGGGGAGCGCGAACGCCTCCGGGACGCGCTCTTGGAGGCGCGGCTCGACGGGTTCTCGAGCTTCGAGCGTGACGGCGCGCGCTGGCTCGTCGGGACCGTCGACGCCCTCGACGCGAACGCGGTCGCCGACCGGCTGCGCGAGGCCGCGGCCGGCCGCGCGGACGTCGTCGCGGTCGCCGGCGGCGGCGAACGCGCGTTCCTCGTCGTGGCGTCCACCGGGGACGTGGACGCCGGCGGCGTCGTCGACGAGGTCACCGCCGAGTTCGGGGGTGGCGGCGGCGGTGGCGGCGCGCTCGCACAGGGCGGCGGCCTCGACGCGTCCGCGACGGACGTCGTCGACTCACTCGGGGGCTAA
- a CDS encoding DUF420 domain-containing protein — MRTFVRQHVPATTAVVSALALAAVFAAVGGVIPPRAVPHHPFVALAPHANAVVSVTAVATILAGVRWARRKEFGKHRVAMLASTLLFVAFLTLYLWHIILEGTTAFGGPDSVYTFVYLPLLAVHILLAIVCIPVVFYALILAGTHSVAELAETHHARAGRIAASLWVVSFTLGTVVYVLLHHAYA; from the coding sequence ATGCGAACGTTCGTCCGTCAGCACGTCCCGGCGACGACGGCCGTGGTGTCCGCGCTCGCGCTCGCGGCGGTCTTCGCCGCCGTCGGCGGTGTGATTCCACCGCGCGCGGTCCCTCACCACCCGTTCGTCGCACTCGCCCCGCACGCGAACGCGGTCGTGAGCGTCACCGCCGTCGCCACTATCCTCGCCGGCGTCCGGTGGGCGCGCCGGAAGGAGTTCGGGAAACACCGCGTCGCGATGCTCGCGAGCACGCTCCTCTTCGTCGCGTTCCTCACGCTCTACCTCTGGCACATCATCCTCGAAGGCACCACCGCGTTCGGCGGTCCGGATAGCGTCTACACCTTCGTCTACCTGCCGCTGCTCGCCGTCCACATCCTCCTCGCAATCGTCTGCATCCCCGTCGTCTTCTACGCGCTCATCCTCGCCGGCACGCATTCGGTCGCAGAACTCGCAGAAACACACCACGCGCGCGCCGGCCGAATCGCCGCCAGCCTCTGGGTCGTCTCCTTCACGCTCGGCACCGTCGTCTACGTCCTCCTCCACCACGCCTACGCCTGA